Proteins encoded in a region of the Psychromicrobium lacuslunae genome:
- a CDS encoding endonuclease: MSKVRLTTRGKTHPARNPLAILILTAFAALQLTAALPAQAASTALTVSAAISQQNGSSQSVTGYVVGQPTATNTVVTASYPNDYALALADSASETSTSKMLYVQIPSSFRSSFGLKSNPTLKGTQLTVTGTTGAYFSHPGLTSSTAFVKGDSTQPTDPTDPTTPPVTPPTSSDYDTTYYKDAVGKTGTALRNSLHSIISVMTKINYDTVWDALQDTDQDPANSNNVIELYTGKSVPKSQHGGGVDDWNREHVFAKSHGNFGTSTGPGTDVHHLRPTDVTVNSARGNKDFDNGGQPVAEAPGNFTDSDSWEPRNAVKGDIARMLMYMAIRYDGSDGFADLELNESTSNGTNPFMGKLSILLKWSAQDPPDAFEKKRNDVIFTKWQKNRNPFIDHPEWATAIWGAAA; encoded by the coding sequence ATGTCGAAGGTCCGCTTGACAACGCGCGGGAAAACCCACCCAGCGCGCAATCCTTTAGCTATTCTCATCCTCACTGCCTTTGCCGCGCTACAGCTGACGGCAGCCCTTCCGGCCCAGGCAGCCAGCACGGCGCTCACCGTCTCGGCGGCAATCTCCCAGCAAAACGGCAGTAGCCAGAGCGTCACGGGCTATGTGGTCGGTCAGCCAACCGCCACCAACACCGTGGTAACCGCTAGCTACCCCAATGACTATGCGCTGGCGCTGGCCGACTCGGCCTCGGAGACCAGCACCAGCAAAATGCTCTATGTCCAGATCCCCAGTTCCTTCAGATCAAGCTTCGGACTGAAGAGCAACCCGACACTCAAGGGCACTCAGCTCACCGTCACGGGAACTACTGGAGCCTATTTCTCGCACCCTGGACTGACCAGTAGCACCGCTTTCGTCAAGGGCGACTCAACCCAGCCGACCGATCCAACAGATCCCACCACTCCCCCGGTCACGCCACCGACCAGTTCCGACTACGACACCACCTACTACAAGGACGCCGTCGGCAAGACCGGTACCGCGCTGCGTAATTCGCTGCACAGCATCATCTCGGTGATGACCAAGATCAATTACGATACGGTCTGGGATGCCTTGCAAGATACCGATCAGGATCCGGCCAACAGCAATAATGTGATCGAGCTATACACCGGAAAATCGGTGCCGAAAAGCCAGCACGGCGGCGGCGTTGACGACTGGAATCGTGAGCACGTCTTTGCCAAGTCGCACGGGAATTTCGGCACCTCGACCGGCCCAGGCACCGATGTCCACCACTTACGCCCCACCGACGTGACGGTAAATTCAGCACGCGGCAATAAGGACTTCGACAATGGCGGTCAGCCGGTAGCCGAGGCACCGGGCAACTTTACCGACAGTGACTCCTGGGAGCCGCGTAATGCGGTGAAAGGCGATATTGCCCGAATGTTGATGTACATGGCGATCCGCTACGACGGAAGCGACGGTTTCGCTGATCTCGAGCTCAATGAAAGCACCAGCAACGGCACGAATCCGTTCATGGGCAAGCTTTCGATCTTGCTCAAGTGGAGCGCGCAGGATCCGCCGGATGCCTTCGAGAAGAAGCGCAATGACGTGATCTTCACGAAGTGGCAGAAGAACCGGAATCCGTTCATCGACCACCCCGAGTGGGCCACCGCAATCTGGGGCGCCGCAGCCTAA
- the fusA gene encoding elongation factor G: protein MAQDVLTDLTKVRNIGIMAHIDAGKTTTTERILFYTGVNHKIGETHDGASTTDWMEQEKERGITITSAAVTCFWNKNQINIIDTPGHVDFTVEVERSLRVLDGAVAVFDGKEGVEPQSETVWRQADKYNVPRICFVNKMDKLGADFYFTVDTIIGRLGAKPLVMQLPIGAENDFVGVVDLLEMRALVWPGDSKGDVTMGAAYEVQEIPADLQAKAEEYRAALVETVAESSEELMEKYLEGEEISIDELKAGIRKMTINSELYPVFCGSAFKNRGVQPMLDAVIDFLPSPLDVPAMIGHDPKSEETELTRKPSTEEPFSALAFKVATHPFFGQLIFIRVYSGEITSGTQVLNSTKGKKERVGKLFQMHANKEMPVESAHAGHIYAAIGLKDTTTGDTLSDIGSPIVLESMSFPEPVISVAIEPKTKGDQEKLSTAIQKLSAEDPTFRVNLDEDTGQTIIAGMGELHLDILVDRMRREFRVEANVGKPQVAYRETIRRKVEKHDYTHKKQTGGSGQFAKIQIAIEPLDTAEGALYEFDNKVTGGRVPREYIPSVDAGIQDALTDGVLAGYPVVGIKATLLDGAYHDVDSSEMAFKIAGRMAFKEAARKADPVLLEPMMEVEVRTPEDYMGDVIGDLNARRGQMQSMEDATGVKVIRALVPLSGMFGYIGDLRSKTQGRAVYSMQFDSYAEVPKAVADEIIQKARGE, encoded by the coding sequence GTGGCACAGGACGTGCTGACCGACCTCACCAAGGTCCGTAATATCGGCATCATGGCACACATCGATGCCGGTAAGACCACTACTACCGAGCGCATCCTTTTCTACACGGGTGTGAACCACAAGATCGGCGAAACCCACGACGGCGCTTCGACGACCGACTGGATGGAACAGGAAAAAGAGCGCGGCATCACTATTACCAGTGCTGCTGTTACCTGCTTCTGGAACAAGAACCAGATCAACATCATTGACACCCCGGGCCACGTTGACTTCACCGTCGAGGTGGAGCGTTCGCTGCGCGTGCTCGACGGCGCCGTTGCGGTTTTCGATGGCAAGGAAGGCGTGGAGCCGCAGTCTGAGACTGTCTGGCGTCAAGCCGATAAGTACAACGTGCCGCGTATCTGCTTTGTCAACAAGATGGACAAGCTGGGTGCTGATTTCTACTTCACGGTAGACACCATCATTGGCCGCTTGGGTGCTAAGCCGTTGGTGATGCAGCTGCCGATCGGTGCTGAGAACGATTTCGTTGGCGTTGTCGACCTGCTCGAAATGCGTGCGTTGGTCTGGCCTGGCGACTCCAAGGGTGACGTCACCATGGGTGCTGCCTATGAGGTCCAGGAAATCCCTGCGGATCTGCAGGCCAAGGCCGAGGAATACCGCGCTGCATTGGTCGAGACCGTCGCTGAGTCCAGCGAAGAGCTGATGGAGAAGTACCTCGAGGGCGAAGAGATTTCGATCGACGAGCTCAAGGCCGGCATCCGTAAGATGACCATCAACTCCGAGCTGTACCCGGTGTTCTGTGGCTCTGCCTTCAAGAACCGTGGTGTGCAGCCGATGCTGGATGCAGTGATCGACTTCCTGCCGTCCCCGCTGGATGTTCCGGCGATGATCGGCCACGATCCGAAGAGCGAAGAAACTGAACTAACTCGTAAGCCGAGCACCGAAGAGCCGTTCTCGGCTTTGGCGTTCAAGGTTGCGACTCACCCGTTCTTCGGTCAGCTGATCTTCATCCGGGTTTACTCGGGCGAGATCACCTCCGGTACTCAGGTGCTCAACTCCACCAAGGGCAAGAAAGAGCGTGTTGGCAAGCTCTTCCAGATGCACGCCAACAAGGAAATGCCGGTGGAAAGTGCGCACGCTGGTCACATCTACGCGGCTATCGGTCTGAAGGACACCACCACTGGTGACACCCTTTCCGATATCGGTTCGCCGATCGTGCTCGAGTCGATGAGCTTCCCGGAGCCTGTTATCTCCGTGGCCATCGAACCGAAGACCAAGGGTGACCAGGAGAAGCTCTCCACCGCTATTCAGAAGCTCTCCGCTGAGGATCCGACCTTCCGGGTCAACCTCGACGAAGACACCGGTCAGACCATCATCGCCGGCATGGGCGAGCTCCACCTGGACATCCTGGTGGACCGGATGCGCCGCGAATTCCGGGTTGAAGCTAATGTTGGTAAGCCGCAGGTTGCCTACCGTGAGACGATTCGTCGCAAGGTGGAGAAGCACGACTACACCCACAAGAAGCAGACCGGTGGTTCTGGCCAGTTCGCGAAGATCCAAATTGCGATCGAGCCGTTGGACACCGCAGAGGGTGCACTGTACGAGTTTGATAATAAAGTCACTGGTGGTCGTGTTCCTCGTGAATACATCCCCAGCGTTGATGCGGGTATTCAGGATGCGCTCACCGATGGTGTGCTCGCCGGTTACCCCGTCGTCGGCATCAAGGCCACGCTGCTTGACGGCGCGTACCACGACGTCGACTCCTCCGAAATGGCCTTCAAGATCGCCGGTCGTATGGCGTTCAAGGAAGCCGCTCGGAAGGCTGATCCGGTTCTGCTCGAACCCATGATGGAAGTTGAAGTCCGCACGCCTGAGGATTACATGGGCGATGTTATTGGCGACCTCAATGCCCGTCGTGGCCAGATGCAGTCAATGGAAGATGCCACTGGCGTCAAGGTCATTCGTGCCTTGGTTCCGTTGTCCGGAATGTTCGGTTACATCGGTGATCTGCGGTCGAAGACCCAGGGTCGTGCGGTGTACTCGATGCAGTTCGACAGCTACGCCGAGGTCCCGAAGGCTGTTGCCGACGAGATCATCCAGAAAGCTCGTGGCGAGTAA
- a CDS encoding 2-aminoethylphosphonate ABC transporter permease subunit, translating to MSVAADQLGVDHPSASSRRSFGWLWVLLPLLFLLTFFVYPLSQIAAQSLSDKQGEYLGLSNWSQVLGSAASWNALLTTLQVAALATLGCLLVGTFLAFVLCFVPFPGSRVVSRLIELVVCFPSFLIPLAFGVLYGGTGVINALLAEISGSQTPVLNFVNELPGVVLAEVAFYTPFVVRPLLAAFSQIPREQLDVAASLGRGPLVIFGRVILPAALPTLLAAGGLTFLLTMNEFGIVLFTGAKSVVTLPMLIYTKSIVTFDFPSAAVLACVQVVISLGIYALYRWVFRRLGNNRGED from the coding sequence ATGAGCGTGGCCGCCGATCAATTAGGGGTGGATCATCCCTCAGCCTCGTCTCGGCGGAGCTTCGGCTGGCTCTGGGTGCTCTTGCCGCTGCTCTTTTTGCTCACTTTCTTCGTCTACCCATTGAGCCAGATCGCTGCCCAGTCCTTGAGCGATAAACAAGGCGAATACCTTGGTCTGAGCAATTGGTCGCAAGTGTTGGGTTCCGCAGCCAGCTGGAATGCTTTGCTGACCACCTTGCAAGTCGCAGCTCTGGCTACACTCGGCTGCTTGCTCGTCGGGACTTTTTTGGCCTTTGTGCTGTGCTTCGTGCCGTTCCCCGGCAGCCGAGTGGTCAGTCGATTGATCGAATTGGTGGTGTGCTTTCCGTCCTTTTTGATTCCTCTCGCCTTTGGTGTGCTGTACGGCGGAACCGGGGTGATCAATGCTCTGCTGGCCGAAATCAGTGGTTCGCAAACTCCGGTATTGAATTTCGTCAATGAACTTCCCGGCGTGGTGCTGGCCGAAGTGGCCTTCTACACGCCCTTCGTGGTGCGCCCACTGCTTGCCGCTTTCTCGCAAATTCCTCGTGAGCAGCTGGACGTCGCCGCTAGTTTAGGCCGTGGTCCCCTGGTGATTTTTGGCAGAGTCATCTTGCCAGCCGCGCTGCCTACTTTGCTGGCCGCCGGAGGACTGACTTTCCTGCTCACGATGAATGAGTTCGGCATCGTGCTTTTCACCGGTGCAAAGTCCGTGGTGACTCTGCCGATGTTGATCTATACCAAGAGCATCGTCACTTTCGATTTCCCCTCAGCGGCGGTTCTAGCCTGTGTCCAAGTGGTGATTTCGCTGGGCATCTACGCGCTCTATCGCTGGGTATTTCGACGCCTGGGAAACAACAGGGGAGAGGACTGA
- the rpsG gene encoding 30S ribosomal protein S7, with amino-acid sequence MPRKGPAPKRPLVIDPVYGSPLVTQLINKILVDGKKSTAERIVYGALQGAQEKTGGDPVAALKKAMDNIKPSLEVKSRRVGGATYQVPVEVKPGRATALALRWLVGYSKARREKTMTERLRNEILDASNGLGAAVKRREDTHKMAEANRAFAHYRW; translated from the coding sequence ATGCCTCGCAAGGGTCCGGCCCCCAAGCGGCCGCTAGTCATTGATCCGGTCTACGGATCCCCGCTGGTCACGCAGCTGATCAACAAGATCTTGGTAGATGGCAAGAAGTCCACCGCCGAGCGCATTGTCTACGGAGCCCTGCAGGGTGCTCAGGAGAAGACCGGTGGCGATCCCGTTGCCGCTCTGAAGAAGGCAATGGATAACATCAAGCCGAGCCTTGAGGTTAAGTCCCGCCGCGTCGGCGGCGCTACCTACCAGGTTCCGGTTGAGGTCAAGCCGGGTCGGGCCACCGCTCTGGCGCTGCGCTGGTTGGTTGGCTACTCCAAGGCTCGCCGGGAGAAAACCATGACCGAGCGTTTGCGCAACGAGATCTTGGACGCGTCCAACGGTCTGGGTGCCGCTGTGAAGCGTCGCGAAGACACTCATAAGATGGCAGAGGCCAACCGGGCCTTCGCTCACTACCGCTGGTAA
- a CDS encoding ABC transporter permease, whose amino-acid sequence MLRFSTPAKLLLWLIAALLVLFLVIAPLAVTLLASFADSWNSVLPTGFTMDHLGDSLAGENLSSISVSLQTAVLSSLLAVALGSWAAIATQSAPTRLAKVLNLAFHLPVAVPSVVVGLALLVAFSRGAILLNGTVAMVVLAQTLLVLSFAFSSVSSALAGLDPMLSSVASSLGAGSARILFRIKLPLLTPAIAAAAGLALVLCLGELGATIMVYPPSWRTLPVSIFAFADRGNIFMAAANTLLLVVTALVVLTALGRIRGRTAVR is encoded by the coding sequence ATGTTGAGGTTTTCTACCCCGGCGAAGCTACTACTCTGGCTGATTGCTGCGTTATTGGTGTTGTTCCTGGTCATTGCTCCGCTCGCCGTCACCTTGCTGGCGAGCTTCGCTGATAGTTGGAACAGCGTACTACCTACCGGGTTCACGATGGACCATTTAGGTGACTCGTTGGCGGGTGAGAATCTGAGCAGTATTTCAGTTAGCCTGCAGACAGCGGTGCTCTCCAGCCTGCTCGCGGTGGCCCTCGGCAGCTGGGCCGCGATCGCCACTCAGAGTGCGCCAACGAGGCTAGCTAAAGTTCTTAACCTGGCTTTCCACCTGCCCGTGGCGGTTCCCTCGGTGGTGGTTGGTCTGGCGCTCCTGGTTGCTTTCAGCCGCGGCGCAATATTGCTCAACGGTACCGTGGCGATGGTGGTGCTGGCGCAGACTTTGCTGGTGCTTTCTTTCGCCTTTAGCTCGGTTTCTTCGGCGCTCGCTGGCCTAGACCCGATGCTGAGCTCGGTCGCCTCCAGTCTGGGGGCGGGTAGTGCGCGGATTCTGTTTCGGATCAAACTGCCGCTGCTCACCCCGGCGATTGCCGCCGCCGCGGGCTTGGCCTTAGTCCTTTGCTTGGGCGAGTTGGGGGCGACCATTATGGTCTATCCACCAAGCTGGCGAACCTTGCCGGTGAGCATCTTTGCATTCGCGGATCGGGGCAACATTTTCATGGCTGCCGCGAACACCCTGCTTCTGGTGGTCACAGCCCTGGTGGTGCTCACCGCTCTGGGACGAATAAGAGGCAGGACGGCGGTGCGCTAA
- the rpsL gene encoding 30S ribosomal protein S12 has protein sequence MPTINQLVRKGRSPKVSKTKAPALKNNPMRRGVCTRVYTTTPKKPNSALRKVARVRLTGGIEVTAYIPGVGHNLQEHSIVLVRGGRVKDLPGVRYKIVRGALDTQGVKNRKQARSKYGAKMEKK, from the coding sequence GTGCCTACGATCAACCAGCTGGTCCGAAAGGGCCGCTCGCCCAAGGTCTCTAAGACCAAGGCTCCCGCGCTGAAGAATAACCCGATGCGCCGTGGTGTCTGCACTCGTGTGTACACCACCACCCCGAAGAAGCCGAACTCGGCTCTGCGTAAAGTCGCCCGTGTTCGCTTGACCGGTGGCATCGAAGTGACCGCCTACATCCCCGGTGTTGGCCACAACTTGCAGGAACACTCCATCGTGCTGGTGCGCGGCGGTCGTGTGAAGGATCTGCCCGGTGTGCGTTACAAGATTGTCCGTGGCGCGCTCGACACCCAAGGTGTGAAGAACCGCAAGCAGGCCCGTAGCAAGTACGGCGCGAAGATGGAGAAGAAGTAA